The following coding sequences lie in one Tichowtungia aerotolerans genomic window:
- the rpsB gene encoding 30S ribosomal protein S2: MSETTLTIQDLLDAGLHFGHQTKRWNPKMKRFIHGAKGGIYIIDLQKTLVHLKMAQEFLDDTVMSGRKVLFVGTKKQARDIFRNTAEDAGQPYVVHRWLGGMLTNNTTVRQSVKRMEDLQAFFGDEAKLKTISKKEQSMLRRELNKLERTLTGIKDMTQLPGALFVVDINREKLAIAEAQRLNIPVVALVDTNTDPDLVDYPIPGNDDSIRSLSLVANTLGGSIAKTYAEYTSKKEAEEKERREKAAAEKAAAEKARAEREAKEKEEKKKRAEVLKKLKAEKAKEEKEKKKEAEKAEFKAKEAAEKAAEAEKAEEVKEDAPAAEETVKAAAEAPAAEEAAPAKEEAEKKED, from the coding sequence ATGTCCGAAACGACATTGACGATTCAGGATCTGTTGGATGCAGGTCTGCACTTCGGTCATCAGACCAAACGCTGGAACCCGAAAATGAAGCGCTTTATTCACGGCGCAAAAGGCGGGATCTACATCATCGACCTCCAGAAAACCCTCGTCCATCTCAAGATGGCTCAGGAATTCCTGGACGACACCGTAATGAGCGGCCGCAAAGTGCTGTTTGTTGGAACCAAGAAGCAGGCACGCGATATCTTCAGAAACACTGCAGAAGACGCCGGGCAGCCTTACGTGGTTCACCGCTGGCTGGGCGGAATGCTCACCAACAACACCACGGTTCGCCAGAGCGTAAAACGCATGGAAGACCTTCAGGCCTTCTTCGGCGACGAAGCAAAACTCAAAACCATTTCCAAAAAAGAGCAGTCCATGCTCCGCCGCGAGCTGAACAAACTCGAACGCACCCTGACCGGTATCAAAGACATGACCCAGCTTCCGGGCGCCCTGTTCGTCGTTGATATCAACCGCGAAAAGCTTGCCATTGCTGAAGCTCAGCGCCTGAACATTCCGGTGGTTGCTCTGGTCGACACCAATACCGACCCGGATCTGGTCGACTATCCGATCCCGGGCAACGACGACTCCATTCGTTCGCTCTCGCTGGTTGCCAACACCCTCGGCGGATCCATTGCGAAAACTTACGCGGAATACACGTCCAAAAAAGAAGCGGAAGAAAAAGAACGCCGCGAAAAAGCCGCTGCTGAAAAAGCCGCTGCTGAAAAAGCCCGCGCAGAACGCGAAGCCAAAGAAAAAGAAGAAAAGAAAAAACGCGCGGAAGTCCTCAAAAAGCTAAAAGCTGAAAAAGCAAAAGAGGAAAAAGAGAAGAAAAAAGAAGCTGAAAAAGCTGAGTTTAAAGCCAAAGAAGCTGCTGAGAAAGCCGCTGAAGCTGAAAAAGCTGAAGAGGTAAAAGAAGACGCCCCGGCCGCCGAAGAAACTGTAAAAGCAGCTGCCGAAGCTCCGGCCGCGGAAGAAGCCGCTCCCGCCAAAGAAGAAGCAGAGAAAAAAGAAGATTGA
- the leuC gene encoding 3-isopropylmalate dehydratase large subunit, with translation MSKTLFDKIWDAHVVKDLGGGEVLLYIDRHLVHEVTSPQAFEGLRLAGRKVRRPDRTFATMDHNVPTDENRMNITDPIAKAQVDALTDNAATTGVTLFPLGDDRQGVIHIIGPEQGIVLPGMTVVCGDSHTATHGAFGSIAFGIGTSEVEHVLATQTLRQKKPKNYKVEFTGKLQPGVTAKDMVLKLISMIGTAGGTGCAFEFCGEAIRSLSMEGRLTICNMAIEAGARAGLVAPDQVTFDYISSGDRAYSPKGAEFEKAIEDWKQYFTDEGASFDHEITIDVTDLAPQVTWGTSPGMGTDVTGEVPALDAVPEYSPADVRAALDYMGLEPGTKMTDITIDTVFIGSCTNGRIEDLREAAEYIKGKKVADGVRMLVVPGSEAVRYQAEKERLDRIFHEAGAEWRYAGCSMCLAMNADKLRDKERCASTSNRNFEGRQGKGGRTHLVSPKMAAAAAVAGHFVDIREEL, from the coding sequence ATGAGTAAGACACTGTTTGACAAGATTTGGGATGCACACGTCGTCAAGGACCTGGGTGGCGGCGAAGTGCTGCTGTATATTGACCGCCATCTGGTTCACGAGGTGACCAGTCCGCAGGCTTTTGAAGGACTGCGCCTCGCCGGCCGTAAAGTGCGCCGGCCGGACCGCACGTTTGCAACGATGGATCATAACGTGCCGACGGACGAAAACCGGATGAACATCACCGATCCGATTGCCAAAGCGCAGGTGGATGCATTGACTGATAACGCGGCGACGACCGGCGTGACGCTGTTTCCGCTCGGCGACGACCGGCAGGGCGTGATTCATATTATCGGGCCGGAGCAGGGGATTGTCCTGCCGGGCATGACCGTCGTTTGCGGAGACTCGCACACCGCGACGCACGGCGCATTTGGTTCGATCGCGTTTGGGATTGGCACCTCCGAAGTGGAACACGTGCTGGCCACGCAGACGCTGCGCCAGAAAAAACCGAAGAACTATAAGGTGGAGTTCACTGGAAAACTGCAGCCGGGCGTTACTGCCAAAGATATGGTTCTGAAGCTGATCAGCATGATCGGAACCGCCGGCGGAACCGGATGCGCTTTTGAGTTTTGCGGCGAAGCAATTCGCAGCCTGTCTATGGAAGGCCGCCTGACGATCTGTAACATGGCCATTGAAGCCGGTGCACGCGCCGGACTGGTTGCTCCGGATCAGGTTACCTTTGACTATATTTCTTCCGGTGATCGGGCTTATTCTCCGAAAGGAGCAGAGTTCGAAAAAGCCATCGAAGACTGGAAACAGTACTTCACCGATGAAGGGGCTTCCTTTGATCACGAGATCACCATTGATGTGACGGATCTGGCTCCGCAGGTGACCTGGGGAACCAGTCCCGGCATGGGGACCGACGTGACCGGCGAAGTTCCGGCGCTCGACGCTGTGCCCGAATATTCGCCCGCTGACGTGCGAGCTGCGCTCGACTACATGGGGCTGGAGCCGGGAACAAAGATGACTGATATTACGATCGATACCGTCTTTATTGGAAGCTGTACCAACGGACGTATCGAAGACCTGCGCGAAGCCGCTGAATACATTAAAGGAAAGAAAGTGGCGGATGGAGTCCGCATGCTGGTGGTTCCGGGTTCGGAAGCCGTTCGCTACCAGGCCGAGAAAGAGCGGCTTGACCGCATTTTCCACGAAGCCGGTGCCGAGTGGCGCTATGCGGGCTGCAGCATGTGTCTGGCGATGAATGCCGACAAACTGCGCGACAAGGAGCGCTGTGCGTCCACATCCAACCGCAACTTTGAAGGGCGGCAGGGTAAAGGCGGGCGCACGCATCTGGTCAGCCCGAAAATGGCTGCCGCTGCCGCCGTGGCCGGACATTTTGTAGACATTCGCGAGGAGCTTTAA